One region of Actinomycetota bacterium genomic DNA includes:
- a CDS encoding inositol-3-phosphate synthase translates to MSASPRGAAPSKPIRLAIAGVGNCASSLVQGIEYYRSADPAETVPGLMHVVLGGYHVGDVEVVAAFDVDAAKVGLDIGKAIFSGQNNTVRFAPVGELGVEVLRGPTFDGLGHYYRQTIEESLSEPVDVAEALRRSGAEVLVSYLPVGSEDAQKHYAQACLDAGVAFVNAIPVFIASDPEWAQRFTDAGVPIIGDDIKSQVGSTIVHRMLARLFEDRGLVLDRTYQLNVGGNMDFKNMLERDRLISKKISKTQAVTSQIDNGIAADDVHIGPSDHVPWLEDRKWAFIRLEGRNFGDVPLNLELKLEVWDSPNSAGVIIDAVRCARLALDRGVGGPLLAPSAYFMKSPPVQYHDDVAHRMVEEFIGQG, encoded by the coding sequence GTGAGCGCTAGCCCCCGAGGCGCAGCCCCGTCCAAGCCGATCCGCCTGGCCATCGCCGGCGTCGGCAACTGTGCCAGTTCCCTGGTCCAGGGCATCGAGTACTACCGGTCGGCCGATCCGGCCGAGACCGTTCCCGGCCTCATGCACGTGGTGCTCGGCGGCTACCACGTAGGTGACGTCGAGGTGGTGGCCGCCTTCGACGTCGACGCCGCCAAAGTCGGCCTCGACATCGGCAAGGCCATCTTCTCGGGCCAGAACAACACCGTGCGCTTCGCCCCCGTGGGCGAGCTGGGCGTGGAGGTGCTGCGGGGCCCGACCTTCGACGGTCTCGGCCACTACTACCGCCAGACCATCGAGGAGTCGCTGTCGGAGCCCGTCGACGTGGCCGAGGCCCTGCGCCGGAGCGGGGCCGAGGTGCTGGTCTCATACCTGCCGGTCGGGTCCGAGGATGCCCAGAAGCACTACGCCCAGGCCTGCCTCGACGCCGGGGTGGCCTTCGTCAACGCCATCCCCGTGTTCATCGCCTCCGATCCCGAATGGGCTCAGCGGTTCACCGACGCCGGCGTCCCCATCATCGGCGACGACATCAAGAGCCAGGTGGGGTCGACGATCGTGCACCGTATGCTGGCCCGCCTCTTCGAGGACCGGGGCCTGGTGCTCGACCGCACCTACCAGCTCAACGTGGGCGGCAACATGGACTTCAAGAACATGCTCGAGCGCGACCGTCTGATCTCAAAGAAGATCTCCAAGACCCAGGCCGTGACCAGCCAGATAGACAACGGGATCGCGGCCGACGACGTGCACATCGGCCCGTCCGACCACGTGCCGTGGCTGGAGGACCGCAAGTGGGCCTTCATCCGCCTCGAAGGGCGTAACTTCGGCGACGTGCCCCTCAACCTCGAGCTCAAGCTCGAGGTGTGGGACTCACCCAACTCCGCGGGCGTGATCATCGACGCCGTCCGCTGCGCCCGCCTGGCCCTCGACCGGGGCGTCGGCGGTCCCCTTCTGGCCCCTTCGGCCTACTTCATGAAGTCTCCCCCTGTGCAGTACCACGACGATGTAGCTCATCGTATGGTGGAGGAGTTCATCGGGCAAGGTTGA